GCCTCGTAGACTCGTGCACAAAGCTTTAGGTAGAATAGCCTGAGCGAGCAATTGTACATACGACTGTGCAATTTTCCAGTTTACAGAGGCATCCTTTTGCCTGGTACTGTACTGTACTTACACTTGATGTGCACGTGCTAGCTCTGCATTCCTGCTGGCCCTGTTTTTGCCAACAAAGACGAACATGTGCATTTGCGCATATGAACATGCACTGCTTGGGTATTACAAGCAGAGGTATATTTGTCTGAAATTTATGTATGGTATGTGGAAAGTATGATTTTGTGCTGCTTCAATTCTATGCCCTCTAAGATAAACTGCACATCTCCTGACTAGTCCCTTCCCTCCTGCTGGTAAGCAAGTCACTTCACACAGACCTGCCTCCAGAGCAGAGTCAGGAGATGGGACTCTGTAACTGACTAGCTCATTCAGTTTTTCTCTACGTTCACTTTTTGTTTCCTAAATCCAGCTTCACCACCCACCCTAGAATCACTCCCAGGAGACTCTCGGTTGAGCCTGAAGTCTGGAATGGCCGTTGGGATTTACATGGCACACCAGGGTGTTGGTCCTTGGCGAAAAGGTGCAGGCAGGTGTCAGGATGGAGTCCCTTCTCTAACTGTATTGTGGCATGATGTACCCAACAGAGATTGGGCCTGTGATCCTTAATAACCTCGCTGCTGTTGCCTAAGGTAGCTCAAGTGAGAAAGTTTTTAGAGGGAGGAGATGGAAGGGGAAAAGGGAATGATGGGAGAATTTGCTTAGtgcctactatgttccaggcagtTTACACCCGTGATCTCTTTCGCTCATCACATCCATGTGGACAGGGCTTTCTTGACCCTCATTTAAAGATCAGAAACAGGCTTCCGGGAAGTGAAGTCATTTGCCTAAGGTTACACTGAAAGTAAATGGAAGAACTAGGATCTTAAGCCATGCCTTTCACAGTCCCAAAGCCATGCTTTCGCCCACTCTTCCTGGCTGGAAAGAGACCTAGAAGAGTGAGAAGGAGCTGCACTGCTGGGCCTTTAATTGGGCCCTAGCTCGCTGGAAGCGAGGATAACTGGCTGGCCCCACTCCCCGGGAGCCACGGCTCCCGCCGATTCTTGCCTCTCTGGCTCTGCTGGGTCCGCAGGAGGCCTGCGCGGTAGTCCGCAGCCCGCGGCGCGAAGCTTGGGCCAAAGGAAGAACTCGGCGGGAAGCGGCCGAGGgctcccccagctctgctccGGACCTGCCTTCTCAGGCCTCCCCAGCCGGTGCGCGAGGAGTGGCTCCGGGCCGAGGGGAGACTGGAGGGAGACTTCCTCAAGCATCCTTTAGTGGCTGCGTCTTCTTAGGATGGAGATGGCGGGGAGAGAGGGTTTAATTTTCCTTCCCAAAGAAATTACAGGAAACAGTTCGTAGCTTAAAACTCCAAACCCCgcgctctccctcctccctcccgcccccgccctccaGCCTCGCCCACCAGCTCCCACCATCTCTTcgctcctctcctcctcttgctgctcccctccctctccgGTCTCCCGCCTTCCCGGAGCACGCGCTGCCAGGGCCCGGGGTGCCGGGCGGCCAATGGGGCGGCGGCAGGACGTGATGTCAGGCGCGGCTGTAGAAAAGGCGCGGACGCTTGGCTGGCGCGGACTGCAGAGCCGGGGCTGGGCTCGGCGCGCTCTTGGAGAGCCTTGCGCGCGGCTGGGCCCGCGGCCGGCGGCTCCTCCTCCTactctgctcctcctcctttttctcctcctcctcctccacctcctcctccacctcctcctcctcctcttcctcctcctcctcttcaattCTCCCGGTGTCTCTGCTCGGCTCGCTGGCTTCGGAGAAATCCCCACTCCAGTAGCCGACCCAGCGCCTAAGCGGGTCGCCTTGGGCTAAGGGCAcaccctggggaggggagaggtctAGGCAGCTGGGCCGCCGCGGGCACCTAGTCGCACCCCGGTGAGCCCCGACTGCAGCCGTCGCCGCCTCGGGCAGACTTTGCGCTTCTGCTTTGCGCCCGGGGCGCCGAAGCCGGGCCGGCGATGCCCGCAGCGTGAAAGCGCCCGCGGCGGGTGGCGACCTCTGCCCTGGTCTCCCACCCCCTCCcgcacagcaccccccccccgccccctgcccttgTGACCCTGGCTTTGGCGCCGCCGCCCAGGCGCCCCGCGATGTAGCTGCCCTAGCGCCTCGGCGGGAGGCGTCCTGGCCCGCGGGCGCCCAGGGCCCGGAGCCCGGCCTGGGGGCGCAGCCGAGCtcgggcggggccggggccgcgGTGGCGATGCACCGGGCCCGTTAGCGCGGGGAGCGCCAGGCAGCTGAGGCGGGGGCAAGCCCTCCCGCGGAGGAGccgcgcccccggccccgccggTCCCGCCGCGATGCTGTTCCACAGTCTGTCGGGCCCCGAGGTGCACGGGGTCATCGACGAGATGGACCGCAGGGCCAAGAGCGAGGCTCCCGCCATCAGCTCCGCCATCGACCGCGGCGACACGGAGACGGTAGGCGCACGGCTGCGGGGTCGGGGCGAAAAGCTGGGATGGGGCCGGTTCGGTCTGCGCCTCTGCTCTCCTAAGTTTGGGGGCACTTTGGAGAGCGTCCTTCGTGCCGCACGGGACTGGACGCTGGGGATCCGCGGACAGGATGCGAGGCCCGTAGCTCCCGGCTCAGGGGAAACCCGGCTGCTGGGGCGGAGGAGGGAAACAAGGTTGAAACCGAAATTTCAGACCCTCAGGGTGGAAGAGAGGATTTCTCCCGAAGTGGGAGCGAAGTCCTACCCGAGGCCCGGATGGCTCTCTTCTCACTTTTCCCGGCTTTTCGGTCGCCAGCCTCCGCGCTCTCCTCCACCACCGGCTCTGGCTACTGGCGCCGCCGCCTGAGGCGCGGGGAAGGACGAACCAACCGGCAGCACTGGGGCTCCAGCCGACTTGGGCCGTTCCCTGCTTCCTGGCGATCAGGTTCCCTCCCTAGCACAGTTTCACGGGTCGGAGTCCTCTGGGCCAGCGCTTTTTCGTTGATCGCGTCTTGGGCCTCCTGGCTGGTCCGACTTGGCCGGGTTAGCGCCGGGAGTTCAGGCTCTGGCCTGGCCCTTGTGGAAGGAGAGTCCAGTCGGATCTCCACACCTGGCTCCACCAGCTCAGCCCCAAATAGCCAGTTCCTTGCCTCAGACGTCTCTGGGGGCCAGAGGAGCAGACACTGTCCAAGCCGGGCCCAGAAGTGACCTTTagaggcagaggaggtggggagcaCGAGCGAAGCTTCTCGCTTGGAAAGGAAGAGCAGCAGCTCCAGCGCCTCTGCTTCTGAACTTGTCTTCTGGAGTTAAACCCTCTCAGCCTGTCAGTTTGGTTAGGGGAGGATTTGAATTGGGCCTGTCGTGCACTCAGAGACTTTGAGGGTGCCCATGCACCCCACTCACCATCTCTCAGCACCCAAGAGGGCCCCAGCCAGTGGGGCAGAGGTGGTGGAGGGGCAGAGGTTGAGCGATTTGCCCTGGCCTAAACCTTCCGCTTAAGGATCCAGAGATCACTGGGGTTAGGGGCCAGGAACTCCACCACGTCTCTGGAGAGGAGTCTGTGTGGAGGTTGACTTTTAATGGCCATCATACCTCTTTTCCTGGGGCCCAGCAGAGTGGCTCCTTTAAGAAACAATTTGAGGGGGAGATTTTGGAGGGCTTGGCTGAAGTAGCCATCACTGCTCCAGCCCCCAAACGCTGCATGAACCTTTCTGAGAAAAGAGCAAAAGCGACAGGAAGGGGGAGAAGTAAGCAGAAAGATCTATCCAGGCCAGTCCCGGGTCCTGGGCCCGTGGCCGGCTTGGGCCCGTGGGCCGGCGTAGGTTCTGAGCCCCCCACCTCCCGGATATGGGCCTTTTGGGGTGGAGAAAGCACCCTGCACACCCTGGCGCCCTCCTCCCCCGTGTTTAGGGCTAGCGGGAGCCACGGAGGGAGCTTCAGGTGCCCGTTTCCGCgccggcgccgccgccgccgctgccgccgccgccgccgcggggtCGCAGGCTGACGCAGGCGCTTCGGTCTTGCGCCTCCCTCCCTCCGCAGACCATGCCGTCCATCAGCAGTGACCGCGCTGCGCTGTGCGCCGGCTGCGGGGGCAAAATCTCGGACCGCTACTACCTGCTGGCGGTGGACAAGCAGTGGCACATGCGCTGCCTCAAGTGCTGCGAGTGTAAACTCAACCTGGAGTCGGAGCTCACCTGTTTCAGCAAGGATGGAAGCATCTACTGCAAAGAAGACTACTACAGGTAACCCCCGCCTCGGgacccactgccctgggcaccCTGGACCCCGCATCTCAAAAACAATCTTGTCCAGTTGCCTTCCCTGCAGTCCCAAGGGAGGGCTCCCTTACCTAGGTCCTCCCTTCTTCAAGCCAGTTCAAAATGGGTGGCATCCTTTTTAAACAGCAATTTGAGGGAACTCTTGGAAAGATCTGTGAAGTGTAGGGACCCAGAGCAAAGCAGAAGCTGCCCTCTTCTTAGCTCAGAGCAAAAATAAGCTTGGGATGGGTGGTCCTTGCCCCCTTCTCCCTTTGAAGTTTCTTGGGTCCACTAGAGGGAACGAAAGAAGCACccccaaacccaggcagtctcGGCTGGTGTGGAACAAAGTTGGAAGGAGAACTGGGGGAGCGGATTGGGTGCATTTCCGGGTCTTTCCTGGAGATGGGAGTGAAAGCTGGCCAGGATTAAAGAACCGGAATCACTAACAGACTCCAGGTTCCTTGTTTCTCCTCTCTGGGTTTAGGGTTAGGTCTGtttatttcctcctctctctctcatcctgcCTCTGCAtccctgtctctgtgtttcttaCAAATTGCAAAGGTCTGCAGGATGCCCCGGCACAGGGTGGAGGGTAGGGGAAGAGGTTGAGGAAGGGGTAAGTGCGAAGTTTCTGATCACTCCCGAGCAAAGGCTTTCCTGGGGCTTACTCAGACTCTGGGTAAAGCAAAGCCTTTGTAGGCATGAAAATGGTTAAGGGAAACTATATTTCATGGTAGGACCAGACCTGGGCCAAAATCTAGTTCCCTCTAACCCCCTTCCTCTAAGTTATCCTAGTTGCCCATTTTAAGGAGTGGATTTTGGCCAGTGGCAGCAGTGGCACCTGGAGGAGGGATATGGGGGGGTACCCAACCGTGTGTCCCCACAGTCCCTCCCTCGATGGTCCCTACAGGCGGTTCTCTGTGCAGCGCTGCGCCCGCTGCCACCTGGGCATCTCGGCTTCGGAGATGGTGATGCGAGCTCGGGACTTGGTTTATCACCTCAACTGCTTCACGTGCACCACATGTAACAAGATGCTGACCACGGGTGACCACTTCGGCATGAAGGACAGCCTGGTCTACTGCCGCTTGCACTTCGAGGCGCTGCTGCAGGGCGAGTACCCCGCGCACTTCAATCATGCCGACGTGGCGGCTGCAGCAGCGGCAGCTGCAGCGGCCAAGAGTGCGGGGCTGGGTGCAGCCGGGGCCAATCCTCTGGGTCTTCCGTACTACAATGGCGTGGGCACGGTGCAGAAGGGGCGGCCGAGGAAGCGGAAGAGCCCCGGGCCCGGTGCGGATCTGGCGGCCTACAACGCTGGTGAGTGCGAGGCGCCTCAAGTGCCCCGACGGGTTGAGGGAAAGTGCACGGCATCAGTGGCTGAGAACAGAGTGAATTTCGGTGCGCTTTACATGTATACTTATAGCACTCTGGCTATTCCAGCCTTTAGCCTGTCCAGGCCCTAAGCACAGGACGACCTGGCGGAAGGGACGTTAGCTCCCTGGGTTCCAGCCCGTGTGTCCCTGGCTGGAGCGGGAAGGAAAGGGTGCATTAGTGGTCTTGATGCTCTGGGtgcaggacctcatggctgagGAATTTTTTTAGTGACAGCTTTTTGGTTTGAGGCTTTTAACTCACTTTACTGGGCGGAAAGTGCAAAGATAGAGACAGAGCAGACAGTCCTGGAGGCTCTAGTTTGTCTTGGCTGAGGGAGAGGAGCTGGGACGATGGATGAGCAGGGAAGAGTGGCAGGGATCCCAAGAGAAAGGACAGACAGCGGCTGGGGGCGCCGAGTGAGTTCGGCCTGGCCTGAGGGCCGGGTCCTGTAAGGTGCCCTGAGGGCAGCAGGCTGGGAAACTTGGGCCAAGGATCCGTTTGAACAAAAGCATGTCCTAGTGCCCCACACGATCTGATCCTTCTGCTCTGCCAGGTCTTGGTTTTCCCTGGGGCTCTTCCTCCAAGTTCCGGATGACATAGGGGCACTGGGATGAGAGCCGGCGACCCTTGGAAGCCAGCGTCAGGGGTTGAGACCGAGTAGGCCCGAGTGGGAGTAGTGTGGAAGGTTCATTTCTCATTTCCGGCATCTTTGAACCCTAGGTCATTCCGGGAGAGGCTCTGCCCTCTTCCGTGCTTCTCCCCACTTAGGACAGCTGTGGAGGTTCTGAGGCCCAGCACACTGAACCATCAACATCTGCCCAAAGTCTGCGTGGCCAGGAAAGGTTTATGACTCCCCTGGCTTCTGAACTTGATAGAGTTTATTTGCAATTACTTTCTTTCGTTTATGACAGATTCGgactagagatttttttcttcctccttttccccttagtctaatgcacaaaaataaaacaaaaaaccctggatTGTGCAGAGAGGGTTGTGATGGGGAAGAAGTCAGGATTATTTTGATCTTTACAAATCTgagctggctggggtggggggggaatgggGATGGCTGGGGGTCCCCAGTTCGCTCCAACGAAGTTGCTGGCTGGGTGACCACATACAGAGCTGGGCGGAAAATACAGCTACCGAGGTCTGGTAAACAGCGAGGCGGCTGCAGCCAGGTCCGCCAGGCGGATTTAAGGCTCTACCAGAGATGCCGCTCTCCCAAACTTCCATCCCTCGTCACCCGCCATCCTGAATAGACTAAGCTGAGTCCAGACCAGGTCCCCCCAAACAAAGCCTGGTGTATTTATCAAGTGGGATCTGCCAGTAGGAAGCTGGGCCACAGCGCGAGTGGTGGGTGGGGATTGGGATTATGTTTTCCCCGGGCACGAAGGTTCATAACCGGGTTTGCAACTGAAAGGTAGAAGGTACAgaggtttatttgtgctttttgctGCTCCTCTGCCTTCCCTGGCGAGGCTGAGCAAGATATGGCTGGAGGCTGAGTTTCAGAGGAGCTGGCACCTCTACAGGACTTCCCCACGCATGCCATCTCCTCGTTTTCTCTTTGGcccatctcttcttttttccctttttgctctAGACCCCTCTCTCTCTTGGCATGTGTATCCTGGTTTCTCTGttcctgtctctttttctctctccggGCGTCGGAGTCTCTGCCTTTGGCCCCGGCTTCCTAAGCTAGTAAAACCCTCCCAACCCACGCTGCCCTTGGCTGTGCCGCTCGCTTTCTCCCGGCTCCGGCTCTGGCTCCCGGGACTAGATTGGGAAGTGTGGGGCGGGGGTGCCTCCCTGGCCGGGCAGctgtccctctccttcccctcgcCCCGGACCAGCAGGAGAGAAATGGCCGCAGTGGGCGGTGTGGCTGCTGGGACTGGAAAGAGGGCCTCTTGGAGGGTGCGATTTCGGTTGTGTCGGgacaagtgtgtgtgtgcgcgcgtgatTTTGAGTGTGAGGAGGACTCGAGCTTGTTTGTGTGACCACCCCAACCCAGAGGTCCAGTCACACCGACCCCCTGCAGAACCCATCGCTCTCGGGGAGGGACATTCGGGTGGAGGAGCGGCAGCACCTTACTAAGGGGCCGTGAGCTCGGCCCGAGTGGGGAGGGGGCGCCGTCGGTGCGCCCGGCTGGCGGCTTGGGGAAGGACCGCAGGAGCGGCGGGGCTGCGGGGTGGGAAAGTCCTTCCGGGGCGGTGGCCGCGGCGGTTCTCCTCTGGCTGCCCCTCGGGTGCGAGAGCGCAGCCCAGGTCCCGGAGGCGGAACTGAAAACTACCCCACCCCGGAGCGTGGCTGCCCGTGGGCCAGGGGTGCGGACAAGAGGCCGGAGCCGATGAGGGGCCGGGGCCGCGCGCTTTGCGCCCGGGTTTGCGCGCCGCGGCCACGGGAGTCCCGCGCGGACGGGCCGGTCGCCCGGGCCTCCCCCAGACccagctttgtgtgtgtgtgcctggcgGCGTAATTACTGATTTGATTCCAATCCATTATTTAGACAATTGAACCTACAATCTCGTCTTTAGTAAAATGAGGCGAAGTCAGATTTGATTACAGGTTCAGTCCCAGCGACAAGAGCTCGAAACCCGATGGGTTAATAACAGATCACGAGTAAATTATTCATGATTTTACGAGCTCTTTAGCTCCATTGAATCGGCCtaattgagaggaaaaaaaaaaaaaaaaaaaaaaggagagagaaaagcttGGTCTTCCCCCTCCCTTCGGCCCCTTGCCCCTCCCCGGATCCGATCCTGGGGAATCGCGACCTGGCGGGGAGCTTGGGGCGGGAGTGAGGGGGGGGCCGCACCAGACCAAGTCTGGGCTCCACGGCTGCTTCTCCACCCCCAGcgcagccccctgccccagccgcTGGCTGGCCTCGGCCTCCCTACCTGGGGCCAACTCCTTTtctgtcctccctccctttccccctttcctcttttcacCACTCTCTGGCCTGGAACGGCTTCGAAAAAGCCACGCCACAGGGACCTGGTCTCTTCGAGACCCGGGATTTAGTTCCTTAACCTGGACCCTCCACCGCACAATATCCCCTCTATTTCCGGGCCTCGCTGCGCCGCCCCCCCAggccctctctgtgtctctcctgaTTTCTTTCCGGCTTTGtagttgtctctctctctctggttctcCCCACAtccactgctttcttttcttggatctcttctcctcttcttcttcttcttttttttttttcctggctctgTCCATCTTCCTTCCCTactatctctcctttttttccccttcattctctttctacctctgtctctttctctccttcccctgccctttttttctccctcctccaaaCCACCTCCCCCAAACCACCTCCCCCCATCTAGGCCGCTCTCAGGGCACGTCCCTTGGGTGCGTGGGGCGCCAGGGTCCCCATGGAGCTCATTAACAGCAGCAAGgcccaggcagaggctgggcgGAGGGATGGGCCCAGAGATCCCCTGTGGGGaggcctgccccaccccctgtgGAGCTGGGGACTAGGGGCCAGAAGAGGGTCGCTCCCCgcagtgggggcagggcagtTTCCATGGATCCCATTTGGAGTCAGTCTCTGATCCCCTTTAAATTGCCGAATCCCTGTTCTTCACTCTGGGCGCTCTCAGTGGGAGTGCAGCCCTGGTGGAGGACTTGGGTGCCAGGGTGCATGTGGGAAGGGGCCCTTAGGAGGTGTAGCCACTTGCTGACTGCAAGGTTAGGGACAAGACCTGCATCttgcaaattttttcttctcttgggcAGGGGAGGAGCAGGTCACCTGGAGAGCAGGAGTGCTTCTGAGGTAGTGTTGCCAGATAAAACACAGGAGTCCCATTTAAATGTGGATTCGGGGTAAATGACAAATAAAGTTTTAGTGTACCTCATACACTTTGAATTCTAAATAAACAACGAATAATTTCTTAGTTAAATTGTATGCCATgcaatatttgaattttaagccAACAACGAATCAGTATAGGTATGTCTCATGCAGTATTTGAGACATCATTCTAAAAAAAtcgttgtttatctgaaattcagatttaactgggcaaactgtatttttatttgctaaatctggcagctCTATTATGGGTCTGTGATAAGACAGATGCATTCCCAGTTGCCCACTTTAGGGGGACTGAATTAATTTTGTATGAGGTCCCCAAACTAAGACCTTACGTGTGGGATGGCTCACGATGTATTGAGGGGATCTTAGAGAGGGGTCTCGCAGGTCCCCATCAGCCACCACGTTGGCAAGCACCTTTCTGATGCCTGAGATTTCCATCCCTGTCCCCCACCTCCAGTGCCTTCCAGGCATTGGCAGCTGGGCCCCAGCTGGGCCCCTTCTGGATGGGGATGGGCTCCCCAAAGAGTCCGGCTTCATCTTGGTCTGCCTCTGTGGTGTGGAGGAAAGAAATGGCAAGGGCTGCAGTGTTGAATGTAGGTTCTTCCGTTACCAGTGGTGTGGCTTCATTTCCCTCAGTGTTAGTTTCCTCGTCTAAGATGGGGTGCATAGCAGTAGCCAGCTCTTGGAGCAGCAGTGAAGGTCCCCTGATGTATGTAGAGCCAAAGGCATACGCCTGGGTGTGGGGTGTTAAATACATGTTAATTTCTTCCTCCaacttccttccctttctggTTAGAACTTAGCCACTAGGTGagattgcttaacctctctgcctccttcacctTATTTGTAAAACTGAGAAACAACTGCCTCAGAGGGCAGTGGTGAGGATTAAACTACAAAATACAGTTTCCAACCTTCGGCCCAGTGCATGAGGCCCCAGGGCACAGGGGTGGCGTAGTACTTTTGGGTGTGGGAACTGATGTGGGAGAAATGAAAGTAAGTGTGGAGGTATGGAAAGTGAGTGGAAGTCTGTGATTCCATGTGCTTGGCcagacactgtgtgtgtgtgtgtgtgtgtgtgtgtgtgtgtgtatgtgtgtgtgtgtgtgtgtggtggtggtggtggtggtggtggtggggtgtgtgtgaaTGGAGATTTCGTTCCCCTTTAGGGAGTGCAGGGGGAAGCGGGAAGATTGCATCCGCAGTCAAGTGACTTCCCTATTGGAGCCTCAGTTTCAACAtctgtaaaaaggggaaaataaaccTTGGCTCAAAGGGTTGTTTTGAGGATGAAAGCGTATATGTAAAGCCTTTATCGAATTATCTGGAGTTGAATAAGTCATCAACAAGTTGTTCTTGTTGtcatattattattgttgttattattattattgtaacaTGATGGCTCAGGATAGTTTTTGGATTCTCCTagagctgggtttgaatccagcaTTTCCTAGCTGAGTGAGCAGGTGGCCCTCTGAACCTCAGATTCCCCTGTAAATctagaaaatggggataatatcaCCATCTCAGCAGGGTGCGCGCCCGCAGTGTGGTCCGGAGGCTAGAAACATTTGGCGGAGCGTGGGGTGGGTGTGATCTTGGCAGTGtcgtgggggagggggggccagGAGGTTCACCTGCtgcctctgcatcccctccctagcgctgagctgcaatgagaaCGACGCGGAACACCTGGACCGGGACCAGCCCTACCCGAGCAGCCAGAAGACGAAGCGCATGCGCACTTCCTTCAAGCACCACCAGCTTCGGACCATGAAGTCTTACTTTGCCATTAACCACAACCCCGACGCCAAGGACTTGAAGCAACTCGCGCAAAAGACGGGCCTCACCAAGCGAGTCCTCCAGGtcagcgggggcggggccgggggcgggggcatcTGCGGTGCCAGGGCCTGGGATGCAACCCCACCACCTTGGAAGCAGGCCTTGGAAGGACTTTCGTCTCTACACCAGCCTATCTTTTTGTTTATCATTCTCTTTGTCCATCTCTTCCGTCTGTCTCGAGCTGTATTTCATTCTCCCCCCCGCCTACAACTTTGTCTGCTCTCTTCTACAATTTTTGTTCCTCATGTTCGTCCTTCAATTTTTGTCCcttaatgtttctgttttgtgtctgtgagtctctctgTCCTCTTTGTCTAcacagtttcttttcttccttgtaaGCAATTCTTAGTTGCTATTTATTACTCAAGTGACACTCAAATATGTTCATGTTGTAAAAGGTTCAAGCATTTCAGATAAATCCagagctcccctccccaccttggcCCCTCATCCCATGATGCCCGTCCAAGGCAACTGCTGTGAGCTGTTTGCTCCTTCTGCTTCCTGCTCCTTGCTTGCACTCTctagtttctctctttctttctgtctctagattttccttctgtttctttgttgtcTCTCAGACTCTCCCAGAAGCGAGGTTTGGTGAGGGAGGGGGGATTAGGACAGATCCTCTGGGTGGAAGTAGATGGGTGCCTCTGAAACTAAGCAGCATTGCACTTGTATGTGAGGGTGCTTTCTTGATAGAGAGGGTCCAGCGCTTTCACCAGATTTCCTAAGGGTCTGTCCATCACCCCAAAGATGTTAAGAACCCCAGTTTGGAGAGTCCCAGGCACTCGCATGTCTCAAACTTGTGGCAGAGCCTTGGGCCACCACTTTTTAAATCTTCATCTCCTCCTGGTACTCATTTCCTGGTCCTTGGCAAGGCACTTAACTCCTCGAGCCTCAGTTCCCTTATATGAAATGGACACAAGAAATTGTCTACATTGCAGGCTTAGTGGAGAAGCCACTGAGATAATATCAGTGCCCATCACAGTagctgatacttaacccactcagtggaTGGCAGCTAAGAATGACATTAACTAGATTAACCAGTTAACTGATATATTAACTAGTATGAATGATTATTCTGGTGGTTGgacttcagttttcccatctgtcccATGATGAGGTGGGAGAAAATCTCCCTTTATAGCCAGTTTAACCAATTTATTCCTCAGAACGTGTGATTGTAGGGATAACACTGCAGATGTGAGGAGTAAGAATACCGAAAGATGAAGTGATCCGACCGTGGTCTCACAACAGGAAGAGTGGTGCTGGGATTCGAGTACAGGTCATTCTGACCCACCTTCCAGCCCCAGATCTAAGGGGATTAAGGGCCTTGGGGTGAGTGGCAACACCGAGGGGATGAGGGTGATAGACACCGAAGGCTGTGGAGCCGCCCTGTTTTCCTGCGCGTCTGttagaattttttca
The Sus scrofa isolate TJ Tabasco breed Duroc chromosome 1, Sscrofa11.1, whole genome shotgun sequence DNA segment above includes these coding regions:
- the LHX2 gene encoding LIM/homeobox protein Lhx2; its protein translation is MLFHSLSGPEVHGVIDEMDRRAKSEAPAISSAIDRGDTETTMPSISSDRAALCAGCGGKISDRYYLLAVDKQWHMRCLKCCECKLNLESELTCFSKDGSIYCKEDYYRRFSVQRCARCHLGISASEMVMRARDLVYHLNCFTCTTCNKMLTTGDHFGMKDSLVYCRLHFEALLQGEYPAHFNHADVAAAAAAAAAAKSAGLGAAGANPLGLPYYNGVGTVQKGRPRKRKSPGPGADLAAYNAALSCNENDAEHLDRDQPYPSSQKTKRMRTSFKHHQLRTMKSYFAINHNPDAKDLKQLAQKTGLTKRVLQVWFQNARAKFRRNLLRQENTGVDKSTEAALQTGTPSGPASELSNASLSPSSTPTTLTDLTSPTLPTVTSVLTSVPGNLEGHEPHSPSQTTLTNLF